In the genome of Thermoleophilia bacterium, the window GCACACATTGACTCGTGCTGCCGAGGTGCGCGAGGGGGTGCTCGTAGCCTTTGTGCCACACACGACGGCCGGCATCACTATTAACGAGAACGCCGATCCCTCCGTTCGCGCCGACCTCACCATGGCGTTCGACCACCTTGTGCCCGAGTCCCTCCCCTTCACGCACGCCGAAGGCAACTCGGACGGCCACACGAAGTCCAGCCTCGTGGGTAGCAGTGTCACGCTGATCATCCACGAAGGCCGGCTCCAGCTCGGAACGTGGCAGGCCGTGTACTTTGCCGAGTTCGACGGGCCACGCCACCGCCGGGTGCTGGTGACACTCATCCCTGAAGCCGCGTGACGGCGCGGAGCTTCTAGCGCCCGAGCGCCCGCTCGATAAGGTGCTTGAGCGGATCTGCGTCGAGCCTGCCGCCGCCGTAGCGGAGAAGCAGACGGTCGGCCCTCATCTCCTGCCCGTTCGACCATAGTTCCTTGAGCCAGGCAGCGGCGGCCGGCTTACGGAACCAGTCCCCGCCGTAGCGATCCTGGAACATCATGCGGAAGGCGCCTTCGAGGAGCCACGCCCTGAGATAGCAGGCGCTGTAGAAGGCGTCGTCGACGTCGAACAGGTAGTTCTCCGGCGGAATATCGATGAGCAGCGCTCGCGAGAGACGGCGTGCGTAGGCAGACTTCATCGCGTCGAGCGAGCCGGTCTCGACGTGTAGCTCCGTTTCGTACGCCAGCTTGGCGATGTAGCGACGCATGAAGAACAGATCGTTGACGTTGGCGAACTTGAGGAACGCCTCCGTATCAGTGAAGCCAAGCGCGATGTCGAGCCACTGCCGATTGAGAACGAGATGCTCAAGAAGGAAGGCAAAAGCCTCGGTCACCGAGTTGTCGCCGAGATGGCGATACTCGAACGCGAGACTCGGGTGCATGTGCGCGAAGTGCTCGGTGTGTCCGGCCTCGTGCAGAAGCGATGCATAGTCGTCTTGCCCGCCGTGCGGGAGAACGCAAAGATAGATCTCCTCGGGTACCCTCACCGGTGCGCAGAAGGCTCGCGGCGTCTTTAGTTCCCGTGTCTCCGTATCGAGATGGACGTTGCGCTGTGCGTCCAAGTCGATGCCGAGGCCAGCCAAGGTGGAACGCAGAGCCGGCAGCAACGCATCCTCTCGAAACGCATGATCGTACTCGCGTGCCCGCCAGAGATAGGGCAAGTCGGAGTACTTGAGATCCTTGAGCGGCATCCCCATGCGTTCGCGCGAGAGCGAATCCATGACACGCTCATAGAGACCGTCGGTGTCGAGAAGGAAGCCCTCGAGCTCGGCGCGCAAGCGAAAGTAGTCGAGACCCTGGACCTCTGAATACAACTCAAGGTAGTTGGGATAACCAAGCCCAGCGGCGAGATCGTGGCACTGCCGCCAATACCGATCCAGCAGCGGGTTGACCTGGTCGTCGAGCGTCGCCAAGCGACCCTCCTGAATGCGAGCTCGGCGCGCAGCGTCGGACTCGTTGGCCTGGACGATGCCAGCCTGACGCAGGCCTATCGATTCACCGTCGACGACGATATGCGCCTGCCCCTCCGTGTTGGCGATCTCGTCGCTGAGATGCTTGGTCTGCTCGCCCATGTACCCGTCGACGTTGAAGGCGATAAGGTAAGCGAGGCGCCGCTTCTCGTCGTCGTCGGTCGTGGGTTCGTAGATTTCATTGAGCCACGCGAACGCCTCACGCGTGAACAGTTCCGGATAGCGATCGTACACGGCGGCCGTGTCGCAAACGGGCTTGATACCCGAGTAGTGGAGGTAGTACTCCTTGTCGAGTGCGCCGACGAACTCCTCGGCTCGGGCTCGGTAGTGCCGGAGATCGAACGTCGTCACGAGACTCTCCTTGCGTTGACAGTGACCATGGCAGCGATGTAGAAGCCGTGCCTGACGGTCACTGTACCAGCTCGGCACATGTCCGTCAGGACCGCAGCGGGCCCGTCCGGGTAGACAATCGGAAGCCTCGGCTGTGTCCGGGTTCGCGGGCGCCTGCCCCTTCTCGTAAACTCCCGTTATGCCACCACGCCCTGGAGATACAGTCGAGCTCGCCGTCGACAGCCTCGCCTACGGCGGACAAGGAGTCGCTCGCCTGGACGACTTCGTCGTCTTCGTTCGCGGCGCTGTGCCGGGCGACCACGTGCGCGCCCGCATCACGAAGCGCAAGCGCAACCATGCCGAGGCTCGCGTCGTCGAGTTGATCACAGCATCTCCTCGGCGCATCGCGGCACAGTGCCCGCACACTGCCGAGTGTGGCGGTTGCGAGTGGCAGACGATTGGCTATGACGCCCAACTGGAGTTCAAGCAGCGCCAAGTCGTCGAGTCGCTGGAGCGCCTCGGTCATCTCTCCGACTTCCAGCTCGACCCCATTCAGGGAATGGACGACCCCTGGCACTACCGCAACAAGATGGAGTTCTCTTTCGCCGCTACCGCCACCGACCCCATCGTTCTTGGCCTTCACCGTCGAGGCTCTTGGGACGAGATCGTCGAGACGCACGCCTGCAAGCTGGCCAGCCCTCGAATGATGGCTGCACGGATGGCCGTCGCCGACGCGTGCCGAGCCCTGGGTCTCGCTCCCTACGACCGCGCATCGGCCCGCGGCCTCCTCCGGCACCTCGTCGTGCGCGAAGGCCGGGCCAGCGGCGACCTCCTGCTCAACCTCTTCGTGCGCGAGCGATTCCCGCAGGAGGCCGATCTGGCACAACGCGTTGCCGCCGCCTGCCACTGCACCTCGTTCGGCATCACCGTCAATGCCAGTCCCGCGGACGCAGCCGTCGGAGACGGCCCATTCATGCTTGTCGGCCCCCCCAGCTTTCGCGAACGGCTGGCAGGGGTCGAACTCGAGGTACCCGCCACCGCCTTCCTGCAGACAAACAGCGCGATGTGTGAGGCGCTCTACGCCACCGCGCTGCAGTTCGCGGCTCCGGATCTCCAACGCCCCGCCGTCGACCTGTACTGCGGCATCGGTTCCATGAGCCTTGCGCTGGCGCGTCGCGCTCGCCACGTCCAGGCCGTAGAGATCCAAGGCGAGGCAATCGCAGCGGCGCGCGTCAACGCCGCGCTCAATGACATCACGACCATCGACTTCTACGCCGGCGACGTACGGCCGCTTCTCAAGTTCCCGCCGCACCCGACACTGGATGCCGCGCGAATGGACGACGGCGAGCGCCCGGCCGTCGTCATCGTCGATCCTCCGCGTGCTGGGATGGCGCGCCGTGCACTGCAGCGTACTGCGGCGCTCGGCGCCGACCGTTTCGTCTACGTGTCCTGCAATCCCACAACACTCGCCGGCAACGGCGCGGAGCTGGCGGAACTAGGTTACAGGCTGACTCGCGTCGCACCAGTCGACATGTTCCCGCAGACACATCACATCGAGACCGTGGCCCTCTTCGAGCGCACGGCCCCAGCGCAAGAAGCACGCTCGATCTAGCCTTCCCCCAATGGGGCGGTCTGCTCGTCCGGCTCAACGCGCCCCACGGGGCGATCGTCGGACACGAACGCCTCGTCTGGCGGTGCGCTGTCGGCGATTGCCGGATCGACGGCGAGCGCGCTTGCATCGCGCTGCCGCGCGTCCAGCCGGTTCTGCCGCAAGACCTCCTCGCGATTAGGTCGGTTCCACGCTGCGTCGTCGCGCAGGTAGTCGATATTCACCGCCAGGAAGGCAAGGGACAGCGAGGGCAGTGCCGGGAGCACGCGCCACCAGAGCGCCACGCCGAATGTGGCCAGAACCGCGACCATCATGGCCACTGCGCTGGCCCGTGGGCGTAACGAGAAGCCTGAAGCGCAGCCGACGTACATGGCGAAGAACACGACGTCGCTCACACCGATGGCCGAGTACACTTCATGCAGGGAGTTGCCGAGCCACGGAAACGCCACCGTGAAGTAGCCAACCAGTTGCGGACCTTCTTCGAGAATCTCCTTCGTTGGGCCGAAGGCGACGCTCAGTGTATCGACGGCCGTCCCCACCAGCGCGACCAGCACGACCCAGCTCAACCGGAGAATCTCCGTCGACAGCCACAGGCCCAGAGCGGCCGCACCAACGATCTTGCAGATGTTGGCGGCCGCGACCAGGTCAACGCGCACAAGCACGATCGCGGCGGCGAACGCGAACGGCGTGACCAACGGCAGGCGGCGGCCGGCACGCGTCAGAGGCAGCATGGCCCAGACGATGAGCGCGATGAGCGTCAACGAGATACTCGCCGAGACGAGGGCGTTGACAGCATGCGACGGCGGCGGCAGAAGCTGACTGAGGTAGCCCCAAGCCAGAAGCAACGCGCCTGCGACAACACCTAGGCCGAGGCGACCACGCGTCTCAGTATGGAGGTATGCTGTCGTACCACTCCCCGAGCCTACGGAAGGCTCGCCAGAATTCTGCTTTGAGGCGTTGCTCATCGAGTGAGACGTCGATGTCTGGTGTAATCAGGACCTGTGTCGCCGGTGTGAAGTCGAGAACCTCTCCTGGAGAGTACTCCAAGTGAGCGGCCAAGGGAACCTCGGCGCGATTCAGGGCCGCCACGGTATCTGCGCCCATCACCACAATGAGCTTGGGATTGACGGCGGCGAGTTCGCGACGCAGATGCTCAAGACAGCGCGTCTCCGGTTGCGCCTCTCTCACCTCACCGCACTTCACGACGTTCGTGCCGTAGAGCTGAAGGGGATCGATCTTGAGACGCTGACAGCTCTTCATGAGAGCCGCACCCGCACGCCCAAAGAACGCCACGCCCTCGTGTAGCTCCGAAGGCCGCGCTTGATACTTCAAGAGGAAGATGTCGGCCATCGGGTGCCCGGAACCGATGACCGGTAACGTGCGTACCTGACGACACCGTGAACATCGCAGGATCTCTCCGGTGAGTTCGTTGATCTCTGAGATCGCCCGCGTCAAGTACTTGTCGTAGATCTCGTTGGGTTGGCCCACACGCTACCTCGAAGACGGCGTTCGCATAGGTACTTCGCGCCGTGCCTCGGAATCCCTCGCGGCGTCTAGTTCGAGTCTCGCTGTTCGGCCTCGCCCTTCGCCGCCCCACCCATGGTGGTCTGCAGCAGCTTCAGGGATTGCAGGTAGATGCGGCTGCGCGGCCGCCGCACAACGCGACTCTCCGCGAGCGCAGCAACGAAGTCATGCGCGCCCTCGAAGTCATCCATGCCGCAG includes:
- a CDS encoding secondary thiamine-phosphate synthase enzyme YjbQ, with product MRTLNLETSRREQLVDITASLHTLTRAAEVREGVLVAFVPHTTAGITINENADPSVRADLTMAFDHLVPESLPFTHAEGNSDGHTKSSLVGSSVTLIIHEGRLQLGTWQAVYFAEFDGPRHRRVLVTLIPEAA
- the rlmD gene encoding 23S rRNA (uracil(1939)-C(5))-methyltransferase RlmD; the encoded protein is MPPRPGDTVELAVDSLAYGGQGVARLDDFVVFVRGAVPGDHVRARITKRKRNHAEARVVELITASPRRIAAQCPHTAECGGCEWQTIGYDAQLEFKQRQVVESLERLGHLSDFQLDPIQGMDDPWHYRNKMEFSFAATATDPIVLGLHRRGSWDEIVETHACKLASPRMMAARMAVADACRALGLAPYDRASARGLLRHLVVREGRASGDLLLNLFVRERFPQEADLAQRVAAACHCTSFGITVNASPADAAVGDGPFMLVGPPSFRERLAGVELEVPATAFLQTNSAMCEALYATALQFAAPDLQRPAVDLYCGIGSMSLALARRARHVQAVEIQGEAIAAARVNAALNDITTIDFYAGDVRPLLKFPPHPTLDAARMDDGERPAVVIVDPPRAGMARRALQRTAALGADRFVYVSCNPTTLAGNGAELAELGYRLTRVAPVDMFPQTHHIETVALFERTAPAQEARSI
- a CDS encoding uracil-DNA glycosylase family protein, translating into MGQPNEIYDKYLTRAISEINELTGEILRCSRCRQVRTLPVIGSGHPMADIFLLKYQARPSELHEGVAFFGRAGAALMKSCQRLKIDPLQLYGTNVVKCGEVREAQPETRCLEHLRRELAAVNPKLIVVMGADTVAALNRAEVPLAAHLEYSPGEVLDFTPATQVLITPDIDVSLDEQRLKAEFWRAFRRLGEWYDSIPPY